GGAACAGTTGACCGTCGTTCCGCTGCCGGGTGCGAATGCTGCAGTGACTGCATTAATTGCTTCCGGACTTTCCTGTCAGCCGTTTTATTTTTATGGATTCCTTCATCGTAATAAAAAGGAAAAGCGTCAAGAGCTTGAAGGTTTGAAACACCAGACGGCCACACTGATTTTCTATGAATCGCCACATCGCCTGAAAGAAACATTATTACTAATGTTTGAGATTCTTGGTAATCGAAAAGTGGCATTATGCCGGGAATTAACAAAGAAGTTTGAGGAATTTATAAGAGGCAGTCTTGAGGAGATCATGGAGTGGGCCAATACAGATGAAATTCGCGGCGAGTTTTGTTTAATTATTGAAGGTTCGGAAACAGGGCAAGCAGTAGAATCTAATTGGTGGGAAGAGTTAACAATTGAAGAGCATGTGAATCATTATATCTCTGTTAAAAACATGGCTTCAAAAGAGGCAATTAAACAAACAGCAAAAGACCGAGGTATGAATAAACGAGAGGTTTATCAAGCATTTCATATCGATTAACAAAAAGCTCCAGAATCAATTGATTCTGGAGCCATTTATATAAAGAAGATTATTTAGCGATTTCAAAGCTTGATTGGATCTCTTTTACAAGCTGTTCTGCACCTTCACGGCTAAGAATTAACTTTCCGCCAGCAAGTTGCAGATTGTCATCAGAAACTTCGCCAGTGATTGCGCAAGTCATGTTTGGTTTATATTTTTTTAAGATGATGCGGTCATCATCAACATAAATTTCTAGTGCATCTTTCTCTGCAATTCCAAGTGTACGTCTTAATTCAATCGGAATAACCACGCGGCCTAACTCATCAACTTTACGAACAATACCAGTAGATTTCATTTTTTATAATCTCCTCTCATGTATAAACTATATATTTAACATTTCTTAATTCGCCATTATTCGACAAATTTCTTATACATTCATAATACCAGCCATTCCCATATCCGTCAATTATTTTATTTTAAAAAAAATATTAAAAATTAATGAAAATAACAACCTATTGATACAGTAAGGTTTACTAAAATGATAGATCATTTTAAACAAGTATTAATATTATTTAAACAGTGAAATCATCAAAAACAATAATTCTACATAATTCGACAAAATCATACATTCCTCTTACTTTACATCATTCGAAGGTAATGAATTTTTTTATGGGGATACTTTGAAATAATTTTTAACTTGAATCTCCCATAATGGGCCGTTTCTTGCATAAAGGCTTATTTTTCGGTATATT
Above is a genomic segment from Neobacillus endophyticus containing:
- a CDS encoding AbrB/MazE/SpoVT family DNA-binding domain-containing protein, whose protein sequence is MKSTGIVRKVDELGRVVIPIELRRTLGIAEKDALEIYVDDDRIILKKYKPNMTCAITGEVSDDNLQLAGGKLILSREGAEQLVKEIQSSFEIAK
- the rsmI gene encoding 16S rRNA (cytidine(1402)-2'-O)-methyltransferase, with the protein product MWQQKSFEHETEKGILYLVPTPIGNLEDMSFRAVKVLKEADLIAAEDTRNTKKLLHYFEIDTPIVSYHEHNKEASGEKLIHKLKEGLKIALVSDAGTPAISDPGYELVMQAVQEQLTVVPLPGANAAVTALIASGLSCQPFYFYGFLHRNKKEKRQELEGLKHQTATLIFYESPHRLKETLLLMFEILGNRKVALCRELTKKFEEFIRGSLEEIMEWANTDEIRGEFCLIIEGSETGQAVESNWWEELTIEEHVNHYISVKNMASKEAIKQTAKDRGMNKREVYQAFHID